The Oscillospiraceae bacterium genome includes a region encoding these proteins:
- a CDS encoding Na+/H+ antiporter NhaC family protein has translation MKKNVIGKVIAVLCLICIVAVGAFSAKTTSVVDCADCEGAGYTHVVSCLDCNGEGIVEDEDCGTCEGAGTITYLAGSADHIASAEALEASKTTCETCAGEGSVAPDSGYYATFMALLPPLVAIGLALITKEVYSSLFVGIVLGGLLVANWKPVAGLDYVLNDGIISAVSGTAGIFIFLVILGAMVALINKAGGSAAFGRWAEKHIKSRVGAAFATFILGVLIFIDDYFNCLTVGSVMRPVTDRHKISRAKFAYLIDATAAPICMIAPVSSWAAAVSEFTKGTGYSGIELFVRAIPYNFYSLLTIVFIIAITLMKFDYGPMKLHEANAMEKGDLFTSGAEEFPVEASEANRKGKVIDLIFPIIVLVVISVIGLIYVGGFFSGETFINAFGNTDATVGLPWGAIIALIVTIVYLMLRRTVTFKEAMECIPKGFNAMVPAILILTFATALKNMTGLLGADTFVAGLMDSAAAGLSAFLPAIIFLVACVLAFATGTSWGTFGILIPIVTAMFPGNSELLIIGISACLAGAVCGDHCSPISDTTIMSSAGSQSNHLNHVSTQIPYAITVALISFVVYLMAAFIPNAWVLLPIGIVLTIATLVVIKNITAKKQ, from the coding sequence ATGAAAAAGAATGTAATCGGAAAAGTGATTGCTGTGCTTTGTCTGATTTGCATTGTTGCAGTTGGTGCTTTTTCTGCAAAAACCACCTCCGTGGTGGACTGTGCGGACTGTGAAGGCGCAGGCTATACCCATGTGGTAAGCTGTTTGGACTGTAACGGTGAAGGAATCGTGGAAGATGAAGATTGCGGTACCTGCGAAGGTGCAGGAACCATAACTTATCTTGCAGGAAGCGCAGATCACATTGCATCAGCTGAAGCTTTAGAAGCTTCTAAAACCACCTGTGAAACTTGTGCAGGCGAAGGCAGTGTAGCTCCCGACAGCGGCTATTATGCAACCTTTATGGCATTACTGCCTCCCTTGGTTGCGATTGGTTTGGCGTTAATCACCAAAGAAGTGTATTCCTCTTTATTTGTAGGGATTGTGCTGGGTGGCTTACTGGTAGCCAACTGGAAACCCGTTGCAGGACTGGACTATGTGCTAAATGACGGTATTATTTCCGCAGTGTCCGGCACCGCAGGGATCTTCATTTTCTTGGTAATTTTGGGCGCAATGGTTGCTTTAATCAATAAAGCAGGCGGCTCTGCAGCCTTCGGACGTTGGGCAGAAAAACACATCAAATCCCGTGTTGGTGCAGCGTTTGCAACCTTTATCTTAGGCGTTTTAATCTTTATTGATGACTATTTCAACTGTCTGACCGTGGGCTCCGTGATGCGTCCCGTAACAGACAGACACAAAATTTCCCGCGCAAAATTTGCATACTTAATTGATGCAACTGCCGCACCCATCTGTATGATTGCTCCTGTTTCTTCCTGGGCAGCAGCCGTTTCCGAATTTACCAAAGGAACCGGCTACTCCGGTATTGAACTGTTTGTAAGAGCAATTCCTTACAACTTCTATTCGTTATTGACTATCGTATTTATCATCGCCATCACCTTAATGAAATTTGATTACGGCCCCATGAAGCTTCACGAAGCAAATGCCATGGAAAAAGGGGACTTGTTCACCTCCGGCGCGGAAGAATTTCCCGTAGAAGCTTCCGAAGCAAATCGTAAGGGTAAAGTGATTGACTTAATCTTCCCCATTATTGTGTTAGTTGTGATTTCTGTAATCGGACTGATTTATGTTGGCGGATTCTTCTCCGGCGAAACCTTTATCAACGCATTCGGTAACACCGATGCAACCGTTGGTCTTCCCTGGGGTGCAATTATCGCACTGATTGTGACCATCGTATACTTAATGTTAAGAAGAACCGTTACCTTCAAAGAAGCGATGGAATGTATTCCCAAAGGCTTTAATGCAATGGTTCCCGCAATTTTAATCTTAACTTTTGCAACTGCTTTAAAAAATATGACCGGCTTGCTGGGTGCAGATACCTTTGTGGCAGGCCTGATGGACTCCGCTGCTGCAGGCTTATCCGCATTCTTACCCGCAATTATCTTCTTAGTTGCTTGCGTGCTGGCTTTTGCTACCGGTACTTCCTGGGGAACCTTTGGTATCTTAATCCCCATCGTAACTGCAATGTTCCCCGGCAACAGCGAACTGTTAATCATCGGTATCTCTGCTTGCTTGGCAGGTGCGGTTTGCGGTGACCACTGCTCCCCCATTTCCGATACCACCATTATGTCTTCTGCAGGAAGCCAGTCCAACCACTTAAATCACGTGTCCACTCAGATTCCTTATGCGATTACCGTGGCGCTGATTTCCTTTGTGGTATACCTGATGGCAGCATTTATCCCCAATGCCTGGGTATTACTCCCCATCGGTATTGTGCTGACCATTGCTACATTGGTTGTAATTAAAAACATAACTGCGAAAAAGCAATAA
- a CDS encoding amidohydrolase, with protein sequence MADISYHKYFDELVSLRREFHKIPEICYQEVKTAEKIEEFLINCGITTVKRVFKTGVVCTIGDESKECIALRMDTDGLPVSEETGVSYQSRHTGMMHACGHDAHIAILLVTAKILKEHESMLQKCVKLIFQPGEEGDGGALPMIKEGVLENPKVTKIFGAHLWPDTPVGEIEYLCDTAFAGCDRYEIKIHGKGGHGAIPESANSPLPALADCILGIEALGKEEPDAVISACACNADGYYNVFPDDAALKGTIRTLSPEQRTRILDSLDLLVKEISDKRNITVEFLPVEEYPPCLQDEGALTEYLFAAMRVFGEDYPEKIKEGKRTFAAEDFSFFAKEIPAAHVRIGSQGGEDSAYPLHHAKFQIDENCLMVGVKLFCEIIFGQR encoded by the coding sequence ATGGCAGACATTTCCTATCATAAATATTTTGACGAGTTGGTTTCTCTTCGTCGGGAATTTCATAAGATTCCCGAAATTTGCTATCAGGAAGTAAAAACCGCCGAAAAAATTGAAGAATTTTTGATAAACTGTGGTATTACCACCGTAAAACGTGTGTTCAAAACAGGAGTAGTCTGTACCATCGGAGACGAATCCAAAGAATGTATCGCACTGCGGATGGATACGGATGGTCTTCCCGTTTCGGAAGAAACAGGAGTTTCGTATCAATCCCGGCACACAGGGATGATGCATGCTTGCGGTCACGACGCTCATATTGCCATTTTGCTTGTGACTGCTAAAATTTTAAAAGAACACGAATCTATGCTGCAAAAATGTGTCAAACTGATTTTTCAGCCCGGCGAAGAAGGTGACGGCGGAGCCTTGCCCATGATCAAAGAAGGCGTGCTGGAGAACCCGAAAGTAACCAAAATCTTCGGTGCCCACCTGTGGCCCGACACTCCGGTGGGGGAAATCGAATATCTTTGTGACACTGCCTTTGCCGGTTGCGACCGATATGAAATAAAAATTCACGGAAAAGGGGGACACGGTGCCATTCCCGAATCGGCAAATTCTCCCTTGCCTGCCTTAGCGGACTGTATCTTGGGGATAGAAGCGTTGGGGAAAGAAGAACCCGACGCTGTGATTTCTGCTTGCGCCTGCAATGCGGATGGTTATTATAATGTGTTCCCCGATGATGCGGCTTTAAAAGGAACTATCCGTACCTTATCGCCTGAGCAAAGAACACGGATTTTAGATTCTTTGGATCTTTTAGTAAAGGAAATTTCTGACAAACGGAATATTACGGTGGAATTTTTGCCTGTGGAGGAATATCCTCCTTGCCTGCAGGATGAAGGGGCGTTGACCGAATACCTGTTTGCAGCGATGCGTGTGTTTGGGGAAGACTATCCCGAAAAAATCAAAGAGGGGAAACGAACCTTTGCCGCTGAAGATTTTTCCTTCTTTGCCAAAGAAATTCCTGCAGCACACGTGAGAATCGGTTCCCAAGGCGGAGAAGACAGTGCCTATCCTTTGCATCATGCCAAATTTCAGATAGACGAAAATTGCCTGATGGTGGGTGTAAAACTCTTTTGTGAAATTATTTTCGGGCAACGATAA
- the murC gene encoding UDP-N-acetylmuramate--L-alanine ligase → MLGNLKNNQIFFSGIGGVSMNALALILKENGYQVSGSDRSSSKITDRLVKMGIPVFIGQKAENITPDLGLVVRTAAVPMDAPEIVKAMEYGIPVMERSTLLGLVMKKYKERINVCGTHGKTTTTSMMALCLMKANKKPTVTVGGDFPQIDGNLLLGTNDYFVCEACEYVESFLEFFPSATILLNIEEDHLDYYRDIAHIRSAFQKFSDKTEKIMVANGDDENVRLLDFSGTNAVFYGLESGDYLAKNVVFHPDRTEYDVVYHDEELAHVVLTVAGAHNVSNSLAVFALCRELGLPKEPVLEALYEFGGAKRRMEYKGQFKNIPVYDDYAHHPTEIETTISSIRQKNPKRLVMLFQPHTYTRTKTLKDDFIRVLKEVDCLYISDIYAAREKDPGDISSRDLCDAIVGSHYTPALSDAVIELKANLQEGDIFVTVGAGDVYLAGENLLNS, encoded by the coding sequence ATGTTAGGAAATTTGAAAAACAATCAGATATTTTTTTCCGGCATCGGCGGTGTCAGCATGAACGCTCTTGCCCTCATTTTAAAGGAAAACGGCTATCAGGTTTCAGGGTCTGACCGTTCCTCCTCCAAAATCACCGACCGGCTGGTAAAGATGGGAATCCCCGTGTTTATCGGGCAAAAGGCAGAAAACATCACCCCCGATCTGGGTCTGGTGGTAAGAACTGCCGCTGTGCCGATGGATGCTCCCGAAATTGTAAAAGCAATGGAATACGGCATCCCCGTCATGGAAAGAAGCACCTTGCTCGGACTTGTGATGAAAAAATATAAGGAACGCATCAACGTGTGCGGTACTCACGGCAAAACCACCACCACCTCTATGATGGCACTTTGCTTAATGAAAGCAAACAAAAAGCCTACCGTAACCGTAGGCGGTGATTTTCCGCAGATTGACGGAAACCTGTTGCTTGGTACCAACGATTATTTTGTATGTGAAGCTTGCGAATATGTGGAAAGCTTTTTGGAATTTTTTCCATCCGCAACCATCCTTTTAAATATTGAAGAAGACCATTTGGATTACTATAGAGACATTGCTCATATCCGCTCCGCTTTCCAGAAATTTTCGGATAAAACCGAAAAAATCATGGTGGCAAACGGAGACGATGAAAATGTGCGCCTTTTGGATTTTTCAGGTACCAACGCCGTATTTTACGGATTGGAATCAGGCGACTATTTGGCAAAAAACGTAGTATTTCATCCCGATCGTACCGAGTATGACGTGGTATATCACGACGAAGAATTAGCCCATGTGGTATTAACCGTGGCAGGTGCGCACAATGTGTCTAACTCCTTGGCAGTGTTTGCCCTGTGTCGTGAACTGGGCTTACCCAAAGAACCTGTTTTGGAAGCTCTTTATGAATTTGGCGGTGCCAAACGAAGAATGGAATATAAAGGACAGTTTAAAAATATTCCCGTGTATGATGATTATGCTCATCATCCCACCGAAATTGAAACCACCATTTCTTCTATCCGCCAGAAAAATCCCAAACGGTTGGTAATGCTCTTCCAGCCCCACACCTATACCCGCACCAAAACCTTAAAAGACGATTTTATCCGTGTATTAAAAGAGGTGGATTGCCTCTATATTTCAGATATTTACGCTGCAAGAGAAAAAGATCCCGGTGATATTTCCTCCCGTGATTTGTGTGATGCTATTGTCGGCTCTCACTACACGCCTGCTCTCTCTGACGCGGTGATTGAATTAAAAGCCAACCTGCAAGAAGGCGATATTTTTGTAACCGTTGGTGCAGGTGACGTGTACTTAGCAGGAGAAAATTTGTTGAACAGCTAA
- a CDS encoding DUF4080 domain-containing protein yields MTMKPKNLLLVGLNAKYSHTALAVYSIGAYLSEKGISNTVAEYSVNDPYESVFYDILSQKPDIIGFSVYLWNVERVCRLAKDLKLALPDVKIFLGGPEAGYRNSLEKDFPFADKVITGEGEAAVYTYLTGKETTDSFPNLPFPYKAPLKKGKTIYYEASRGCPYHCSYCISSLEKNLRFKPLEQVKEELRILIQAGATKIKFIDRTFNVNPDAYEIFKFVIEEGGNTGFHFEIKPELFSEKDFELLKKAPKGRIQFEAGLQSLNPETLTAIHRKNDTDMAFSNLKRILEMGNIHLHLDLIAGLPFEDKASFIRGFNQVYRLHPDMLQLGFLKVLHGTQIGYEVEQYEMKYSLHPPYQVICTKWLSAFDVMELKIAEEGLETFSNKGFFPDAISYLWETVDKTPYEVFLSLGQTLSKKPPLSHPHLFRLFYEWYVENGFQNPELFLEKLQSDFRRKNPNKPMF; encoded by the coding sequence ATGACTATGAAACCAAAAAACCTGCTGTTAGTGGGTTTAAACGCCAAGTATTCCCACACGGCGCTGGCTGTGTATTCCATTGGTGCTTACCTGAGCGAAAAAGGAATTTCAAACACCGTGGCGGAATATTCGGTAAACGACCCTTACGAAAGCGTATTTTATGATATACTGTCACAAAAACCCGATATCATCGGGTTTTCTGTGTATCTTTGGAATGTGGAAAGAGTCTGCCGTCTGGCAAAGGACTTAAAACTTGCTCTGCCCGACGTAAAAATCTTTTTGGGCGGTCCCGAAGCAGGATACCGAAATTCTTTGGAAAAGGACTTCCCTTTTGCAGACAAAGTGATAACCGGCGAGGGAGAAGCCGCCGTTTATACATATTTAACGGGGAAAGAAACCACCGATTCGTTCCCCAACTTACCCTTTCCCTACAAAGCACCTCTAAAGAAAGGGAAAACCATCTATTACGAGGCATCCCGCGGATGCCCCTACCATTGCAGTTACTGCATTTCCTCTCTGGAAAAGAATCTTCGGTTCAAACCGCTGGAGCAGGTGAAAGAGGAGCTTCGTATTCTGATTCAAGCAGGGGCAACGAAGATTAAATTCATCGACAGAACCTTTAATGTGAATCCCGATGCCTACGAAATTTTTAAATTTGTGATTGAAGAAGGCGGTAACACAGGCTTCCATTTTGAAATCAAACCCGAACTTTTTTCAGAAAAAGATTTCGAGTTGCTAAAAAAAGCGCCGAAGGGACGCATCCAGTTTGAAGCGGGCTTGCAGTCGCTAAACCCCGAAACCTTAACCGCCATTCACAGAAAAAACGATACCGATATGGCGTTTTCCAACTTAAAGCGGATTCTTGAGATGGGCAATATTCACTTGCATTTGGACTTAATTGCAGGATTGCCTTTCGAAGATAAAGCGTCTTTTATCCGAGGCTTTAACCAAGTATACCGGCTTCATCCCGATATGTTGCAACTGGGATTTTTAAAGGTGCTTCACGGTACCCAAATCGGATATGAAGTTGAACAGTACGAAATGAAATATTCCCTCCATCCGCCTTATCAGGTGATTTGTACCAAATGGTTATCTGCCTTTGATGTGATGGAATTAAAAATAGCAGAAGAAGGACTGGAAACCTTCTCCAACAAGGGCTTTTTCCCCGATGCTATCAGCTATCTTTGGGAAACGGTCGACAAAACTCCCTACGAGGTGTTTTTATCCTTAGGACAAACCTTATCAAAAAAACCGCCCTTGTCTCACCCTCACTTATTCCGCTTATTCTATGAGTGGTATGTGGAAAACGGTTTTCAAAATCCCGAGCTGTTTTTAGAAAAATTGCAGTCAGATTTTCGCAGAAAGAATCCCAATAAACCCATGTTTTAA
- a CDS encoding 16S rRNA (uracil(1498)-N(3))-methyltransferase codes for MNRFFTNEPITNNTVTLTDDAVHHIKNVIKLTEGEQIVLVKNKKELLCRIDKIEKNSIIVYVVEELDSDSEPPYEITLFQGIAKGDKLDFIVEKAVEAGVTEIVPFKMHRSIAKIEGKDVAKKVERFQKIAKSAAQQCGRLVVPKVQEPKTPKQVDWDAFDLKLLCYEDENKTTLKEVLKKNPLTKETKKIALVIGPEGGISPEEVSFLTDAGFLSVSLGKRILRCETAGLYALANIQYELD; via the coding sequence ATGAATCGCTTTTTTACAAACGAACCGATTACAAACAACACCGTCACCTTAACCGATGACGCTGTTCACCATATCAAAAACGTAATAAAATTAACGGAAGGAGAGCAGATTGTTCTTGTAAAAAATAAAAAAGAATTGCTCTGCCGTATTGACAAAATTGAAAAAAACAGTATAATAGTATATGTGGTGGAAGAATTGGACTCTGATTCTGAACCGCCCTACGAAATCACCTTATTTCAGGGGATTGCCAAAGGGGACAAGCTGGATTTCATCGTGGAAAAAGCGGTGGAAGCAGGGGTTACGGAAATCGTACCCTTTAAAATGCACCGCTCGATTGCCAAAATCGAAGGAAAAGATGTGGCAAAAAAAGTGGAACGTTTCCAAAAAATTGCCAAATCCGCTGCGCAACAGTGCGGACGGCTGGTGGTTCCCAAGGTGCAGGAGCCCAAAACACCCAAGCAGGTGGATTGGGATGCATTTGATTTAAAGCTTCTTTGTTACGAAGATGAAAACAAAACAACGCTAAAAGAAGTTTTAAAGAAGAATCCCCTTACCAAAGAAACAAAAAAAATTGCGTTGGTAATTGGTCCCGAGGGGGGCATTTCTCCCGAGGAAGTGAGCTTCTTAACGGATGCAGGCTTTTTATCCGTATCCTTAGGGAAACGAATCCTCAGATGCGAAACGGCTGGCCTTTACGCCTTAGCCAACATCCAGTATGAACTGGACTGA